In Burkholderia sp. GAS332, one DNA window encodes the following:
- a CDS encoding D-amino-acid dehydrogenase, which translates to MPGSAPHATLNGNAAFLRPAGKSNQIMDVIVIGGGIVGVATAYQLRAAGHRVCVVERHATVAQGATYGHGGTVLPTPLDVWFGPTFMASRQGAKNGVISKTGFNGPARQFVKQLAALQEPEAFSRQYARLRPLIEASREAMADIEARFGLEFEQASGLLYLVRSEQEWQQTQTALDLLHQYEVPHHVLTPAECAAFEHSVRTEPEFAGGVLFDHERTANCPLFAKLIKQTLDTQGGVQFMLGCEVSAIRLEGQRAAVELAPRPGVSSTAARSRDVDVINADAIVVAAGQGSLPLLERLGLRLPLHPLRLHNLVAPIAHEECAPHVAIVDAVKRITISRMNHRLRIAGGAVLQSAGQIDKPLGEALTKEALALLGQATHDWIPGAARISAALPWEGVKLLSPDGLPVIGNALHPRLFVNAGHGPAGWGLACGAGKLVADLISGKTPDVPADTLAALRADRFQ; encoded by the coding sequence ATGCCGGGCAGCGCGCCGCATGCCACGCTTAACGGGAACGCTGCGTTTTTGCGTCCCGCCGGCAAATCGAATCAGATCATGGATGTCATCGTCATTGGCGGCGGGATTGTGGGCGTCGCCACCGCTTATCAACTGCGCGCGGCCGGCCACCGGGTATGCGTCGTCGAGCGCCACGCAACGGTCGCGCAAGGCGCGACCTATGGGCACGGCGGCACCGTGCTGCCGACCCCGCTCGACGTCTGGTTCGGCCCGACCTTCATGGCGAGCCGTCAGGGCGCCAAAAACGGCGTGATCAGCAAAACCGGCTTTAACGGGCCGGCGCGCCAGTTCGTCAAGCAGCTCGCCGCTTTGCAGGAGCCTGAGGCGTTCAGCCGGCAATACGCGCGGCTGCGTCCGTTGATTGAAGCATCGCGTGAGGCGATGGCCGATATCGAAGCACGTTTCGGGCTGGAATTCGAACAGGCGAGCGGCCTGCTCTATCTGGTGCGTTCCGAGCAGGAATGGCAACAGACACAGACCGCGCTCGATCTGCTGCACCAATACGAAGTCCCGCACCACGTGCTGACGCCGGCCGAATGCGCCGCGTTCGAGCATTCCGTGCGGACCGAGCCGGAATTCGCCGGCGGCGTGTTGTTCGACCATGAGCGCACGGCCAACTGCCCGCTTTTCGCGAAGCTGATCAAGCAGACCCTCGATACACAAGGCGGTGTGCAATTCATGCTGGGCTGCGAAGTCTCGGCGATCCGCCTCGAAGGTCAGCGCGCCGCGGTGGAACTGGCGCCACGGCCGGGCGTCAGCTCCACTGCGGCGCGTTCACGCGATGTCGACGTGATCAACGCCGACGCGATCGTCGTCGCCGCCGGGCAAGGCAGCCTGCCGCTGCTCGAACGTCTGGGATTGCGGCTGCCGCTGCATCCGTTGCGCCTGCATAACCTGGTGGCGCCGATTGCGCATGAAGAATGCGCGCCGCACGTCGCGATCGTGGACGCGGTCAAGCGGATTACGATCAGCCGCATGAATCATCGCCTGCGGATTGCCGGCGGTGCGGTTTTGCAAAGCGCGGGCCAGATCGACAAACCGCTGGGCGAGGCATTGACGAAAGAAGCGCTGGCGCTGCTGGGCCAGGCGACTCACGACTGGATCCCGGGCGCGGCCCGGATCTCTGCCGCCCTGCCGTGGGAAGGCGTAAAACTGCTGTCGCCGGACGGTTTGCCGGTGATCGGCAACGCGCTTCATCCGCGTCTGTTCGTGAACGCAGGCCACGGGCCTGCCGGGTGGGGCCTGGCATGCGGAGCGGGCAAACTGGTCGCCGACCTGATCTCGGGCAAGACGCCCGACGTCCCTGCGGACACCCTGGCAGCGCTGCGCGCGGACCGATTCCAGTAA
- a CDS encoding yjeF C-terminal region, hydroxyethylthiazole kinase-related/yjeF N-terminal region: MTVPESTLPTLISPRNRALPLLTLTDLRILETQAAAALPPHTLMSRAGKAAASYLQERITRDTSTEKSKHKVWVVAGPGNNGGDALIMAAELHQAGIAVDLCMPLEVKPDDARWALDTARAAGVAVTSTPPASLDSYTWLVDGMFGIGLTRPLEGIFATIARQLSQRTKGKSRKGGVLALDTPSGLDSDTGTVVGEGRDQDGDRSDGIAVHATHTITFIGAKPGLFTAQGRDLAGTVTVAPIGVDSTRRTAVQLNAPELFAAFLPPRDFATNKGTFGSLAVVGGDTGMCGAPILASRAALYTGAGKVHVALLGDGAPPYDPPHPELMLHAIDDLPLDKMDALAVGCGMGLRDRATRVMHDVLSLDVPKLFDADALNLISTDPSLAAEVTARGVQGDPCVLTPHPLEAARLLGTDAPSVQRDRLAAARALAARFAGVVVLKGTGTVIAAPDGRVAINPTGNAALATGGTGDVLGGIIGALLAQHLPRYEAALAGVYLHGLAADTLSAQGHGPAGLTAGELAPMVRTLLNRLFYPQAAE, from the coding sequence ATGACCGTGCCCGAATCCACGCTCCCGACATTAATCAGCCCGCGAAACCGCGCGTTGCCGCTGCTCACGCTCACCGACCTGCGGATCCTTGAAACCCAGGCCGCGGCGGCACTTCCTCCGCACACTCTGATGTCCCGCGCCGGCAAAGCCGCCGCGAGCTACCTGCAAGAACGGATCACCCGCGATACGTCGACCGAAAAATCGAAGCACAAGGTCTGGGTCGTCGCAGGCCCGGGCAACAACGGCGGCGACGCATTGATCATGGCTGCGGAGCTGCATCAGGCCGGCATTGCCGTAGACCTGTGCATGCCACTTGAAGTCAAGCCGGACGACGCCCGCTGGGCGCTCGACACCGCCCGTGCGGCAGGCGTAGCCGTTACCTCGACACCGCCGGCTTCGCTGGACAGCTACACATGGCTGGTGGACGGCATGTTCGGCATCGGCCTGACCCGCCCCCTGGAAGGCATCTTTGCCACCATCGCCCGCCAGCTCTCGCAACGCACGAAAGGAAAATCCCGAAAAGGCGGCGTTCTGGCGCTCGACACGCCTAGCGGCCTCGACAGCGACACCGGCACGGTAGTCGGCGAAGGACGTGACCAAGACGGGGACCGAAGCGATGGCATCGCGGTCCATGCCACTCACACGATCACCTTCATCGGCGCGAAACCCGGCCTCTTCACAGCACAGGGCCGCGATCTCGCCGGCACGGTAACGGTGGCGCCGATCGGCGTTGACAGCACCCGCCGCACAGCCGTGCAACTCAACGCGCCCGAGTTGTTCGCCGCCTTCCTGCCGCCGCGCGACTTCGCCACCAACAAGGGTACTTTCGGCAGCCTCGCCGTAGTCGGCGGCGACACCGGCATGTGCGGCGCGCCGATCCTCGCCTCGCGCGCGGCGCTCTACACCGGCGCGGGTAAAGTGCACGTCGCCCTGCTCGGTGACGGTGCCCCGCCCTACGATCCGCCGCATCCCGAACTGATGCTGCATGCGATCGACGATCTGCCGCTCGACAAGATGGACGCACTCGCCGTCGGCTGCGGCATGGGTCTGCGCGACCGCGCCACGCGTGTCATGCACGACGTGCTGTCGCTTGACGTGCCAAAACTGTTCGACGCCGACGCCCTCAATCTGATTTCGACCGACCCGTCGCTCGCGGCCGAAGTCACCGCGCGCGGCGTACAAGGCGATCCGTGCGTGCTCACGCCGCATCCGTTGGAAGCCGCGCGCCTGCTTGGCACCGATGCGCCGAGCGTGCAACGCGACCGTCTCGCCGCGGCGCGGGCACTGGCTGCGCGCTTTGCCGGCGTGGTCGTGCTGAAAGGCACGGGCACGGTCATCGCGGCGCCGGACGGCCGCGTCGCGATCAATCCGACCGGTAATGCCGCGCTCGCGACAGGTGGCACGGGCGACGTGCTCGGCGGCATCATCGGCGCGCTGCTCGCCCAACACCTGCCACGTTACGAAGCCGCGCTGGCCGGTGTCTACCTGCACGGCCTCGCTGCCGATACGCTGAGCGCGCAAGGCCACGGTCCGGCCGGCTTGACCGCGGGCGAACTCGCGCCGATGGTGCGGACTTTGCTTAACCGGCTGTTCTATCCGCAAGCGGCTGAATGA
- a CDS encoding glucose-6-phosphate isomerase yields the protein MTQNSLPSWSSLQTHYEKIRDAHMRDWFAPENDPAPTRAERFAFAGGGLAADFSKNRITDETLKLLVQLAREAGVEKRRDAMFAGEIVNPTEGRAALHTALRATDPKAPFHAEILAERAKMAAFADKVRSGEWTGYTGKRIRYVVNIGIGGSDLGPKMVVHALHHLATPEITTHFVSNVDGADLYNVMQMIDPEETLAIIVSKTFTTLETMTNARSLRDWFIEKGCPESALAKHFVGVSANPAEVVKFGIEKENVFEMWDWVGGRYSLWSAVGLSIMIAIGPQQFDELLAGANEMDQHFRDAPLEKNLPVLLGMIGIWYRNFFGSQSYLVAPYSEALHFLPSYLQQLEMESNGKSARLDGVMVDYPTAAVTWGEPGTNGQHAFFQMLHQGPTIVPIDFIAVLTPEHPLVSHHPKLLANCFAQSEALMLGRTLEEAKKVAGADKPELAPHLVFPGNRPTSTLLVDALTARSLGALIALYEHKVLVQASVWDINPFDQWGVELGKILGKVVEADLTAASVDEKKHDSSTSALIARARAALKR from the coding sequence ATGACGCAGAACTCTCTCCCCTCCTGGTCCTCGCTGCAAACGCATTACGAGAAGATTCGCGATGCGCACATGCGCGACTGGTTCGCCCCCGAGAACGATCCCGCCCCTACCCGTGCTGAGCGCTTTGCGTTCGCGGGCGGCGGTCTCGCGGCCGATTTCTCGAAGAACCGCATTACCGACGAAACGCTGAAACTGCTGGTGCAACTCGCGCGCGAAGCCGGCGTCGAGAAACGCCGCGACGCGATGTTCGCGGGCGAAATCGTCAACCCGACCGAAGGCCGCGCCGCCTTGCACACCGCGCTGCGCGCCACCGATCCGAAGGCACCGTTCCATGCGGAAATCCTGGCCGAACGCGCCAAGATGGCCGCGTTCGCCGACAAGGTCCGCAGCGGCGAGTGGACCGGCTATACGGGCAAGCGGATTCGCTATGTCGTGAACATCGGCATCGGCGGCTCGGACCTCGGGCCGAAGATGGTCGTACACGCGCTGCATCATCTGGCCACGCCGGAGATCACCACGCACTTCGTGTCGAACGTCGACGGCGCGGATCTGTATAACGTCATGCAGATGATCGATCCCGAAGAGACGCTCGCGATCATCGTCTCCAAGACTTTCACGACACTCGAAACAATGACCAACGCGCGCTCGCTGCGCGACTGGTTCATCGAGAAAGGCTGCCCGGAGAGTGCGCTGGCGAAGCACTTCGTCGGCGTGTCGGCGAACCCGGCTGAGGTGGTCAAGTTCGGCATCGAGAAAGAGAACGTGTTCGAGATGTGGGACTGGGTTGGCGGGCGTTATTCGCTGTGGTCGGCCGTGGGTCTGTCGATCATGATCGCGATCGGCCCGCAACAGTTCGACGAACTACTGGCCGGCGCCAACGAGATGGACCAGCATTTCCGCGACGCACCGCTTGAGAAGAATCTGCCGGTGCTGCTTGGCATGATCGGCATCTGGTATCGCAACTTCTTCGGCTCACAAAGCTATCTGGTCGCACCGTATTCGGAAGCGCTGCATTTCCTGCCGTCGTATCTGCAACAGCTCGAGATGGAGAGCAACGGCAAGTCGGCGCGCCTCGATGGCGTGATGGTCGACTATCCGACTGCCGCCGTGACCTGGGGCGAACCGGGCACGAACGGGCAGCATGCATTCTTCCAGATGCTGCACCAGGGTCCGACCATCGTGCCGATCGACTTCATCGCCGTGTTGACGCCGGAGCATCCGCTTGTCAGCCATCATCCGAAGCTGCTGGCGAACTGTTTCGCGCAAAGCGAGGCGCTGATGCTGGGCCGCACACTCGAAGAAGCGAAGAAGGTCGCCGGTGCGGACAAGCCGGAACTCGCCCCACACCTGGTGTTCCCGGGCAACCGTCCGACGAGCACATTGCTGGTCGATGCACTCACCGCGCGTTCGCTCGGCGCATTGATCGCACTGTATGAGCACAAGGTGCTGGTGCAGGCCTCAGTGTGGGACATCAATCCGTTCGATCAGTGGGGCGTCGAGCTGGGCAAGATTCTCGGCAAGGTCGTCGAGGCGGATCTGACGGCGGCAAGCGTCGATGAGAAGAAGCATGACTCGTCGACGTCGGCGCTGATCGCACGGGCGCGTGCTGCCTTGAAGCGGTAA
- a CDS encoding putative ABC transport system ATP-binding protein, whose protein sequence is MLNKTDPVIEVRGLCKRVKDATGELTILEDIDLAIDAGSSVAIVGASGSGKSTLLGLLAGLDSASSGSVRLLGRELTELSEDERAALRSGSVGFVFQSFQLMPHLTALENVTLPLELQGGIGTREAAARARGLLEQVGLDKRTGHYPKLLSGGEQQRVALARAFVTHPAILFADEPTGSLDAATGHAVIDLMFEMNRANGATLILVTHDIELARRCDTTVTIEAGRLA, encoded by the coding sequence ATGCTAAACAAAACTGATCCAGTCATTGAAGTGCGGGGTTTGTGCAAGAGGGTTAAGGATGCAACGGGTGAACTGACGATTCTCGAAGACATCGATCTTGCTATCGATGCCGGCAGCAGTGTGGCGATCGTCGGCGCATCCGGGTCCGGCAAGTCTACGCTGCTCGGCTTGCTCGCAGGATTGGACAGCGCGAGCTCGGGCTCGGTTCGGCTGCTCGGGCGCGAACTCACCGAACTGAGCGAAGACGAACGCGCCGCGTTGCGCAGCGGCTCGGTCGGTTTCGTGTTCCAGTCGTTTCAACTGATGCCGCATCTGACGGCGCTCGAAAACGTCACCTTGCCGCTCGAACTGCAAGGCGGTATCGGTACGCGCGAGGCTGCGGCACGTGCGCGCGGATTGCTGGAGCAGGTGGGACTCGATAAGCGCACTGGGCACTATCCGAAGCTGCTGTCGGGCGGCGAGCAGCAGCGGGTTGCGCTTGCCCGCGCGTTTGTTACGCATCCGGCGATCCTGTTCGCCGACGAGCCGACTGGCAGCCTCGATGCGGCAACGGGTCACGCCGTGATCGATTTGATGTTCGAGATGAACCGCGCGAACGGCGCCACGTTGATCCTCGTCACGCACGACATCGAGTTGGCGCGCCGCTGCGATACGACGGTGACGATCGAAGCCGGGCGTCTGGCCTGA
- a CDS encoding (3S)-malyl-CoA thioesterase → MRTATSRAAVLTTAFGSAVLAATLFSLPFPARAANAPEQARPVIVVLGDSISAEYGLPRDTGWVALLRQRLTDERIDYSVANASISGDTTSGGRARLPALLQRLKPSIVIVELGANDALRGVPLATTEDNLRTIIEQAQQGHAKVVLVGMYVPPNYGPEYTQKFHGLYGELSKQLRVPLVPFLLAGIADKPDMFQADQIHPTQQAQPVLLNNVWPAVKPLLRTSSPH, encoded by the coding sequence GTGCGCACCGCGACGTCTCGCGCGGCGGTGCTGACTACTGCGTTCGGCTCGGCCGTGCTGGCCGCAACCCTGTTTTCGCTGCCCTTCCCAGCCCGTGCGGCCAACGCGCCCGAACAGGCCAGGCCGGTCATCGTCGTGCTCGGCGACAGCATCTCGGCCGAGTACGGCTTACCCCGTGACACCGGCTGGGTTGCCTTGCTGCGCCAACGCCTGACCGATGAGCGAATCGATTATAGCGTCGCCAATGCGAGCATCAGCGGCGACACCACAAGCGGCGGCCGGGCCCGTTTGCCGGCGCTCCTGCAGCGCCTCAAGCCGAGTATCGTGATCGTCGAGCTCGGCGCCAACGATGCGTTACGCGGCGTGCCGCTCGCAACCACCGAAGACAATCTGCGTACGATCATCGAGCAGGCTCAACAAGGCCACGCGAAGGTCGTGCTGGTCGGCATGTACGTGCCACCCAATTACGGCCCCGAGTACACGCAAAAGTTCCACGGCCTGTACGGCGAACTCTCGAAGCAATTGCGCGTGCCTTTGGTGCCCTTCCTGCTCGCCGGCATCGCCGACAAACCGGATATGTTTCAGGCGGACCAGATCCATCCCACACAGCAGGCACAGCCAGTGCTACTCAACAACGTGTGGCCGGCTGTCAAGCCACTCCTTCGCACAAGTTCGCCGCACTGA
- a CDS encoding peptidyl-prolyl cis-trans isomerase D, whose amino-acid sequence MLDFFRNHKRLMMFMLILVIVPGLGFVGIQGFRGFFDESANVASVNGHKITRAEYDDAMRQQLDRARQMLGAQFDMKSFDTPERRREMLDGLIEQRVLADETQRLHLTASDDAVRRVLLNDPVISSLKNPDGSIDVDRYKQLLAMQGMTPDQYDERVRYSLATQQLPASIQGSAFTSKTLAQHLTELAEQQREVQGIAFHPRDYAARVQPTDAQLQAYYDAHRNDFATPATATIQYLVLSPATLSAAIQPSDADQKKYYDDNIAHYRTDGQVRASHILISAPKDASAAEKAKAKQKAEEVLAQVKAHPDQFAQIAQQDSQDPGSASKGGDLGYFGRGMIAGGQAFDDAVFGLKKDEISGIVQTDFGYHIVKVTDVKPTVTKPFDEVKDQIAKDLKTQLASKAFSDDSEGFTSIVYEKAKSLQPAADKYKLQLQTATVTPQPDPKLPPDSPLNNAKFLAAVFANDAVTARNNTQAIDVGGNTLIAARVTDYKAAAVPALDAVKDAVRQKVIAVQSNEAAHKDGIAKLAEFDKSKATTGFSSPLKVSRNDAQGIPPAALSAIYKADAQKLPAYVGVDLGDDGYAIYRVNAVVAGAPIDPQRLAAAQQQIAQVDAQSEAEAYVEALRARSKVKFYGSLDSSNAQANGD is encoded by the coding sequence ATGCTCGATTTTTTCCGCAATCACAAACGCCTGATGATGTTCATGCTCATCCTCGTCATTGTGCCGGGGTTGGGTTTTGTGGGTATTCAAGGTTTCCGCGGCTTCTTTGACGAAAGTGCAAACGTCGCCAGCGTCAACGGCCACAAGATCACGCGCGCAGAGTACGACGACGCAATGCGTCAGCAGCTAGACCGCGCCCGTCAAATGCTCGGCGCGCAGTTCGACATGAAGTCGTTCGACACGCCGGAGCGCCGTCGCGAAATGCTCGACGGTTTGATCGAGCAGCGTGTGCTGGCCGACGAAACACAGCGCCTGCATCTGACCGCATCTGACGACGCGGTACGTCGCGTACTGCTAAACGATCCGGTGATCTCGTCGCTGAAGAATCCTGATGGTTCGATCGACGTCGACCGCTACAAGCAGTTGCTCGCGATGCAGGGCATGACGCCCGATCAATACGACGAACGTGTGCGTTATAGCCTCGCCACGCAGCAGTTGCCTGCCAGCATTCAAGGCAGTGCCTTCACGTCGAAGACCCTCGCCCAGCATCTGACCGAGCTCGCCGAACAGCAGCGTGAAGTGCAGGGTATCGCATTCCATCCGCGTGACTACGCAGCGAGGGTGCAGCCTACGGATGCGCAACTGCAAGCGTATTACGATGCGCATCGCAACGACTTCGCCACGCCGGCTACGGCAACGATTCAGTACCTTGTGCTGTCGCCGGCAACGTTGTCGGCAGCCATTCAGCCGAGCGACGCCGACCAGAAGAAGTACTACGACGACAACATCGCGCATTACCGCACGGACGGTCAGGTGCGGGCGAGCCACATTCTGATCTCGGCACCGAAAGATGCCAGCGCGGCTGAGAAGGCCAAGGCGAAGCAGAAGGCCGAAGAGGTGCTTGCACAGGTCAAGGCGCATCCGGACCAGTTCGCGCAGATCGCGCAGCAGGATTCGCAGGATCCGGGTTCGGCGTCGAAGGGCGGCGACCTGGGGTACTTCGGGCGCGGCATGATCGCAGGCGGCCAGGCGTTCGACGACGCCGTGTTCGGTCTCAAGAAAGACGAGATCAGCGGTATCGTGCAGACCGACTTCGGCTATCACATTGTCAAGGTGACGGACGTGAAGCCGACGGTCACCAAGCCGTTCGACGAAGTGAAAGATCAGATCGCGAAAGACCTGAAGACGCAACTGGCGAGCAAGGCATTCAGCGACGATTCGGAAGGCTTCACGTCGATCGTCTACGAGAAGGCGAAGAGCCTGCAGCCTGCCGCTGACAAGTACAAGCTGCAATTGCAAACGGCCACGGTGACGCCGCAGCCGGATCCCAAGCTGCCGCCTGACAGCCCGTTGAACAATGCGAAGTTCCTGGCTGCCGTGTTCGCAAACGACGCAGTGACCGCGCGCAACAACACGCAAGCGATCGACGTCGGCGGCAACACGCTGATCGCGGCGCGCGTGACCGATTACAAGGCTGCAGCCGTGCCGGCACTCGACGCCGTCAAGGACGCAGTGCGTCAGAAGGTGATCGCGGTTCAGTCGAACGAGGCCGCTCACAAGGACGGCATCGCGAAGCTGGCGGAGTTCGACAAGTCGAAGGCCACGACCGGCTTCTCGTCGCCGCTGAAGGTTTCCCGCAATGACGCGCAAGGCATTCCGCCGGCAGCATTGAGTGCAATCTACAAAGCGGACGCGCAAAAATTACCTGCCTACGTCGGTGTGGATCTCGGCGACGACGGCTATGCGATCTATCGCGTGAACGCGGTCGTTGCGGGTGCCCCGATCGATCCGCAGCGTTTGGCTGCTGCGCAGCAGCAGATTGCGCAAGTCGATGCGCAATCCGAGGCGGAGGCTTACGTCGAAGCGCTGCGGGCCCGTTCGAAGGTGAAGTTCTACGGTTCGCTCGACAGCAGCAATGCGCAGGCGAACGGTGACTAA
- a CDS encoding bacterial nucleoid protein Hbs, protein MNKTELIDHIAQQADISKAAAGRALDAVIGGVKGTLEKGGSVTLVGFGTFAVGKRTARTGRNPRTGAAIKIKAAKVPKFRPGKALKDALN, encoded by the coding sequence ATGAATAAAACGGAATTGATCGATCACATTGCGCAGCAAGCGGATATTTCGAAAGCTGCGGCAGGCCGTGCACTCGATGCGGTGATCGGTGGGGTCAAGGGTACGTTGGAGAAAGGCGGTTCGGTGACGCTGGTGGGGTTCGGTACGTTTGCTGTGGGCAAGCGCACCGCGCGCACGGGTCGCAATCCGCGCACGGGCGCCGCGATCAAGATCAAGGCAGCGAAGGTCCCTAAATTTAGGCCTGGCAAAGCTCTGAAGGATGCGCTAAACTAA
- a CDS encoding ATP-dependent proteinase. Serine peptidase. MEROPS family S16 encodes MSGTQLLPPERITLPLLPLRDVVVFPHMVIPLFVGRPKSIKALEAAMEGGKHIMLVAQKTAAKDEPTEKDMYEVGCVANILQMLKLPDGTVKVLVEGLQRAKTLSIEEQETQFSCEVMPLEPDHADSAETEALRRAIVSQFDQYVKLNKKIPPEILTSLSGIDEAGRLADTIAAHLPLKLDQKQHILEMFPVIERLEHLLAQLEAEIDILQVEKRIRGRVKRQMEKSQREYYLNEQVKAIQKELGEGEEGADLEELEKRITAARMPKEAKKKADAELKKLKLMSPMSAEATVVRNYIDTLIGLPWRKKSKVNNDLSNAERVLDEDHFGLEKVKERILEYLAVQQRVDKVKAPILCLVGPPGVGKTSLGQSIARATNRKFVRMALGGVRDEAEIRGHRRTYIGSMPGKILQSLTKVGVRNPLFLLDEVDKMGQDFRGDPSSALLEVLDPEQNHTFADHYVEVDFDLSDVMFVATSNSLNIPPPLLDRMEVIRLSGYTEDEKVSIAQRYLLPKQKKNNGLKDGEVDVTESAIRDIIRYYSRESGVRSLEREISKICRKVVKMLLLKKAEGAVKVDASNIDTFLGVRKYDFGLAAKENQVGQVTGLAWTEVGGDLLTIEAAVMPGKGNVIRTGSLGDVMKESVEAARSVVRSRSRRLGIKDEAFEKQDIHIHVPEGATPKDGPSAGIAMTTALVSVLTGIPVRANVAMTGEITLRGEVLPIGGLKEKLLAAHRGGIKLVLIPEENVKDLTEIPDNVKNAIEIVPVRWIDKVLELALERVPQALPDEEPKPAAAPVAAAEPGKDAGATEVVKH; translated from the coding sequence ATGTCAGGAACCCAACTCCTCCCGCCGGAACGCATTACGCTCCCGCTGCTCCCGCTGCGTGACGTAGTCGTCTTCCCGCACATGGTGATTCCGCTCTTCGTAGGCCGCCCGAAGTCGATCAAGGCTCTCGAAGCAGCGATGGAAGGCGGCAAGCACATCATGCTCGTCGCCCAGAAAACGGCTGCGAAAGATGAGCCGACCGAAAAGGACATGTACGAAGTAGGGTGTGTTGCCAACATCCTGCAAATGCTGAAGCTGCCCGATGGCACCGTTAAGGTGCTCGTCGAGGGCTTGCAGCGCGCGAAAACGCTTTCCATCGAAGAACAGGAAACGCAGTTTTCGTGCGAAGTCATGCCGCTCGAACCCGACCACGCCGACAGCGCTGAAACTGAAGCGCTGCGCCGCGCGATCGTGTCGCAGTTCGACCAGTATGTGAAGCTGAACAAGAAGATCCCGCCGGAGATCCTGACGTCGCTGTCGGGCATCGACGAGGCTGGCCGTCTGGCCGATACGATCGCGGCGCATCTGCCGCTCAAGCTCGACCAGAAGCAGCACATCCTCGAAATGTTCCCGGTCATCGAGCGCCTCGAGCATCTGCTCGCGCAACTCGAAGCCGAGATCGACATCCTGCAGGTCGAAAAGCGCATCCGTGGGCGTGTGAAGCGCCAGATGGAGAAGAGCCAGCGCGAGTACTACCTGAACGAACAGGTCAAGGCGATCCAGAAGGAACTGGGCGAAGGCGAAGAAGGTGCGGATCTCGAAGAACTCGAGAAGCGCATCACGGCTGCCCGCATGCCGAAGGAAGCCAAGAAGAAGGCCGACGCCGAGCTGAAGAAGCTCAAGCTGATGTCGCCGATGTCGGCTGAAGCGACGGTCGTGCGTAACTACATCGATACGCTGATCGGCTTGCCGTGGCGCAAGAAGAGCAAGGTCAACAACGACCTCTCGAATGCGGAACGTGTGCTCGATGAAGACCACTTCGGTCTCGAGAAGGTGAAGGAACGCATTCTCGAGTATCTCGCGGTCCAGCAACGTGTCGACAAGGTCAAAGCGCCGATCCTGTGCCTCGTTGGGCCTCCGGGTGTCGGTAAGACGTCGCTGGGTCAGTCGATCGCTCGCGCAACGAACCGCAAGTTCGTGCGTATGGCGCTCGGCGGCGTGCGCGACGAAGCCGAGATTCGCGGTCACCGTCGTACGTACATCGGTTCGATGCCCGGCAAGATCCTGCAAAGCCTGACCAAGGTCGGCGTGCGCAATCCGCTCTTCCTGCTCGACGAAGTCGACAAGATGGGCCAGGATTTCCGCGGCGATCCGTCGTCGGCCCTGCTGGAAGTGCTCGATCCGGAACAGAACCATACGTTCGCCGATCACTACGTCGAAGTCGACTTCGATCTGTCGGACGTGATGTTCGTGGCGACCTCGAACTCGCTGAACATCCCGCCGCCGTTGCTCGACCGGATGGAAGTGATCCGTCTGTCGGGTTACACGGAAGACGAGAAGGTCAGCATCGCGCAGCGTTACCTGTTGCCGAAGCAGAAGAAGAACAACGGCCTCAAGGATGGCGAGGTCGATGTGACGGAGTCGGCGATCCGCGACATCATTCGTTACTACTCGCGTGAATCGGGCGTGCGTTCGCTTGAGCGTGAGATTTCGAAGATCTGCCGCAAGGTCGTGAAGATGCTTCTGCTGAAGAAGGCGGAAGGCGCGGTGAAGGTCGACGCGAGCAATATCGACACGTTCCTCGGCGTGCGCAAGTACGACTTCGGTCTGGCTGCCAAGGAAAATCAGGTTGGCCAGGTCACGGGTCTCGCGTGGACGGAAGTGGGCGGCGATCTGCTGACCATCGAAGCCGCGGTGATGCCGGGCAAGGGCAATGTGATCCGCACGGGTTCGCTCGGCGACGTGATGAAGGAATCCGTCGAAGCTGCGCGCTCAGTGGTCCGCTCGCGTTCGCGCCGTCTGGGTATCAAGGACGAAGCGTTCGAGAAACAGGACATTCACATCCACGTGCCGGAAGGCGCGACGCCGAAGGACGGTCCTTCGGCCGGTATCGCGATGACAACCGCGCTGGTGTCGGTGCTGACCGGCATTCCGGTCCGTGCCAATGTCGCGATGACGGGCGAAATCACGTTGCGTGGCGAGGTCCTGCCGATCGGCGGCCTGAAGGAAAAACTGCTGGCAGCGCATCGCGGCGGTATCAAGCTGGTGCTGATTCCGGAAGAAAACGTCAAGGACTTGACGGAAATTCCGGACAACGTGAAGAACGCAATCGAAATCGTGCCGGTCCGGTGGATCGACAAGGTGCTCGAGTTGGCGCTCGAACGTGTGCCTCAGGCGTTGCCGGACGAAGAGCCGAAGCCGGCGGCTGCGCCTGTCGCAGCGGCTGAACCCGGCAAAGACGCCGGTGCGACGGAAGTCGTGAAGCACTAA